The Ornithinimicrobium faecis genome includes a window with the following:
- a CDS encoding HAD hydrolase family protein: protein MTRLETMSQTLVVADLDGTLTFTEDPPEPAVMAAWDRLTSIRGVRMAVATARAPVFVRNWFRHRLQHTDAVCCNGALVLPAGGPASPWALPVPAVHQVTRQLASTAVSYRVDYGEHFVARGPDVMPWMLDAHRRELAPDVAPRCDGVVRMLVSCSKAAQQATAGLSGVTVIPHSTGDADVVATGVGKEAAVATLRRGGEQMIALGNDENDRGLLQAADAAYVVGTRLTDLDAAPHVRRVPAGTPPVAGLLTDLADSLARRAVPA, encoded by the coding sequence ATGACGCGCCTCGAGACGATGTCGCAGACGCTGGTCGTCGCCGACCTGGACGGGACCCTGACCTTCACCGAGGACCCGCCAGAGCCAGCAGTGATGGCCGCCTGGGACCGCCTCACGAGCATCCGGGGAGTGCGCATGGCGGTGGCGACCGCACGGGCACCGGTGTTCGTGCGCAACTGGTTCCGACACCGTCTGCAGCACACCGACGCGGTCTGCTGCAATGGCGCGCTCGTGCTGCCCGCCGGTGGCCCGGCGTCTCCCTGGGCGCTGCCTGTGCCGGCTGTGCACCAGGTCACCCGACAACTCGCGAGCACAGCGGTGAGCTATCGCGTCGACTACGGCGAGCACTTCGTCGCGCGGGGACCGGACGTGATGCCCTGGATGCTCGACGCCCACCGCAGGGAACTGGCACCGGACGTGGCGCCGCGCTGCGACGGGGTCGTGCGGATGCTGGTGTCGTGCAGCAAGGCCGCCCAACAGGCCACGGCCGGCCTGTCTGGCGTGACCGTGATCCCGCACTCCACCGGGGACGCCGACGTCGTGGCGACCGGGGTGGGCAAAGAGGCTGCGGTGGCCACGCTGCGTCGAGGGGGCGAGCAGATGATCGCCCTCGGCAACGACGAGAACGACCGGGGGCTGCTGCAGGCAGCCGATGCGGCCTACGTCGTGGGAACGCGTCTGACGGATCTCGACGCCGCACCGCACGTGCGCCGGGTCCCGGCTGGCACACCCCCGGTGGCCGGCTTGCTCACCGACCTGGCCGACTCCCTGGCCCGGCGCGCTGTCCCGGCCTGA
- a CDS encoding YeiH family protein, with protein MTRAGPLALVPGLALAAGLGLIAHLIGTQVPVIGGPVLGILLGLVVGTLLGPRPALAPGTGFAAKKVLQAAVVLLGLGLSLGQVARIGLDTLPVMLGTLVLALLAGPLVGRWLGVADDIRTLVTVGTGICGASAIATISAVTGAAGAAVAVSVAVIFVYNALAVLLFPVLGYALGLSQEGFGLWAGTAINDTSSVVAAATIYGAVATSYAIVVKLTRTLMIVPIAIGHSVARARRESNDGDRMPWHKLVPTFLVLFLLAAAATSLGVVPQSWTEPVHVLAGYLTTVALTAIGLTTPVAAVREAGWRPLALGGVLWVLVATSSLVLMRLTGHW; from the coding sequence GTGACCAGAGCAGGTCCGCTCGCCCTGGTGCCCGGGCTCGCCCTGGCCGCAGGCCTGGGGTTGATCGCCCACCTGATCGGCACCCAGGTCCCGGTCATCGGGGGCCCGGTCCTCGGCATACTCCTCGGGTTGGTCGTGGGGACCCTGCTGGGCCCTCGTCCGGCCCTCGCCCCGGGCACGGGGTTCGCGGCCAAGAAGGTGCTGCAGGCGGCCGTGGTGCTCTTGGGCCTTGGCCTGTCACTGGGCCAGGTGGCCCGGATCGGCCTGGACACCCTCCCCGTGATGCTGGGCACCCTCGTCCTGGCCCTGCTCGCCGGCCCGCTGGTGGGGCGCTGGCTCGGGGTGGCCGACGACATCCGCACCCTGGTCACCGTGGGCACCGGCATCTGTGGGGCGTCGGCGATCGCCACGATCAGCGCGGTCACGGGAGCCGCTGGGGCCGCCGTCGCCGTGTCCGTGGCGGTGATCTTCGTCTACAACGCCCTGGCCGTGCTGCTCTTCCCCGTGCTCGGCTATGCGTTGGGGCTGTCCCAGGAGGGTTTCGGTCTGTGGGCCGGCACCGCCATCAACGACACCTCCTCGGTGGTCGCCGCCGCCACGATCTACGGTGCCGTCGCCACGTCCTACGCCATCGTTGTCAAGCTGACCCGGACGCTGATGATCGTCCCGATCGCGATCGGCCACTCCGTGGCCCGGGCCAGGCGGGAGAGCAACGACGGCGACCGTATGCCGTGGCACAAGCTGGTCCCCACGTTCCTGGTCCTCTTTCTGCTGGCTGCCGCGGCAACCTCGTTGGGGGTGGTGCCGCAGTCCTGGACCGAGCCGGTGCACGTGCTGGCCGGCTATCTGACGACGGTGGCGCTGACCGCGATCGGTCTGACCACCCCGGTGGCGGCGGTGCGCGAGGCCGGGTGGCGCCCATTGGCTCTGGGAGGCGTGCTGTGGGTGCTCGTGGCGACCAGCAGCCTGGTGCTGATGCGCCTGACCGGTCACTGGTGA
- a CDS encoding ion channel — translation MFTYAGAAGQSRPQRWLSGLRDHPSAVLLAVQLLGVLVFPFTDQGGLGRTLLSAFGLIVLAIAVLAVNKTPATRRVAIVLGAPVFVMTIVEAVFPTHEGVLLTSYVFHGTFYFYTAISLLRYMFADAWVSRDELFATGACFTVLAWAFAYTHGIVQVIWPGSYIHTGHEGPLSWMDLLFLSFTTLTNTGLSDISPGPDAGHARAVLMLQMLAGLNYMALVVARLLGLTMIKFRR, via the coding sequence GTGTTCACCTACGCCGGTGCCGCCGGGCAGAGCAGGCCGCAGCGCTGGCTGTCTGGTCTGCGGGATCACCCGTCGGCCGTGCTGCTGGCCGTGCAGCTGCTGGGCGTGCTGGTCTTCCCGTTCACCGACCAGGGTGGTCTGGGCAGGACCTTGTTGTCCGCCTTCGGGCTGATCGTCCTGGCGATTGCCGTGCTCGCGGTTAACAAGACGCCGGCGACCCGGCGGGTGGCGATCGTGCTCGGTGCCCCGGTGTTCGTCATGACGATCGTGGAGGCTGTCTTTCCCACTCATGAGGGCGTCCTGCTGACCAGTTACGTCTTTCACGGGACCTTCTACTTCTACACGGCCATCTCGCTGCTGCGCTACATGTTCGCTGACGCCTGGGTCTCGCGCGACGAGCTGTTCGCCACCGGTGCCTGCTTCACCGTGCTGGCCTGGGCTTTTGCCTACACTCACGGCATCGTGCAGGTCATCTGGCCCGGCTCCTATATCCACACGGGCCACGAGGGGCCACTGTCCTGGATGGACCTGCTCTTCCTGTCCTTCACCACGCTGACCAACACCGGCCTGTCTGACATCAGCCCGGGGCCCGACGCGGGGCATGCCCGAGCGGTGCTGATGCTCCAGATGCTGGCCGGGTTGAACTACATGGCGCTGGTGGTGGCCCGGCTGCTCGGCCTCACCATGATCAAGTTCCGGCGGTGA
- a CDS encoding FtsK/SpoIIIE family DNA translocase, producing MGVATMAGGAVRSMGTSTEGDKPDHRRDGWGFLLLALAVIVAIREWWNLQGALGDAIHAVVAGTFGRVGLALPIVLFLFAIRLLRAPASVAANNRMAVGTLALGLAAAGLTHVALGSPDYSEGQAALQNAGGIVGFIVASPITAALTTYGTIALLTLLAFFGILVITATPVHRIPQRLRDAEAALFETSSTSDSDYDEAPRPKRRRRTEVPGERDGDEAFEQAAEVQPGSAKSLRARAYARKQREEASEAESAKPAADATAGDKPATAAPKAGPDDTQPILRPGQKRPDPSKVPHKETLEAPPTTPLPQRVEQLMLAGDVTYTLPDNALLVEGAPHKSRSAANDKVVEALTGVLDDFGVDAQVTGFMRGPTVTRYEVELGPGVKVERVTALSKNISYSVASADVRILSPIPGKSAVGVEIPNTDRENVSLGDVLRSNAARNNTHPMVMGVGKDVEGGYVIANLAKMPHLLVAGATGSGKSSFINSMITSILMRSTPDEVRMVLVDPKRVELTAYEGIPHLITPIITNPKKAAEALAWVVKEMDTRYDDLSAFGFKHIDDFNKAIRAGKVTPPAGSERVMQPYPYLLVVVDELADLMMVAPRDVEESVVRITQLARAAGIHLVLATQRPSVDVVTGLIKANVPSRMAFATSSVTDSRVVLDQPGAEKLIGQGDALFLPMGASKTMRVQGAWVAESEIEGVVKHVTDQLKPVYREDVTVAPAKKMVDEDIGDDLDLLLQAAEQVITTQFGSTSMLQRKLRVGFAKAGRLMDLMESRGIVGPSEGSKARDVLVKHDDLEVTLALLQGQEPPPEAEPGLGQDDDVVEVDEGEPAAPAPQQYADPLADSDDADYASAEEDSEDAWALTGRE from the coding sequence ATGGGCGTGGCAACGATGGCAGGAGGAGCGGTCCGGTCGATGGGCACCAGCACTGAGGGCGACAAGCCGGACCACCGACGCGACGGGTGGGGTTTCCTGCTCCTGGCGCTGGCGGTCATCGTGGCGATCCGGGAGTGGTGGAACCTGCAGGGCGCCCTCGGCGACGCCATCCACGCCGTGGTGGCGGGGACCTTCGGTCGCGTGGGCCTCGCCCTGCCGATCGTGCTCTTCCTGTTCGCGATCCGACTGCTGCGCGCGCCGGCCAGCGTCGCCGCCAACAACCGCATGGCCGTCGGCACGCTGGCCCTGGGGCTGGCAGCCGCCGGTCTGACCCACGTCGCGCTCGGATCGCCCGACTACAGCGAGGGCCAGGCTGCCCTGCAGAACGCCGGCGGCATCGTCGGGTTCATCGTGGCCAGCCCGATCACCGCTGCCCTGACGACCTACGGCACCATCGCGCTGCTGACCCTGTTGGCCTTCTTTGGCATCCTGGTCATCACCGCCACGCCGGTCCACCGGATCCCGCAGCGACTGCGTGACGCCGAGGCGGCCCTGTTCGAGACCTCCTCGACGTCCGACTCGGACTATGACGAGGCACCGCGCCCCAAGCGTCGTCGCCGGACCGAGGTGCCCGGGGAGCGCGACGGGGACGAGGCCTTCGAGCAGGCGGCCGAGGTGCAGCCGGGCTCGGCCAAGTCGCTGCGTGCCCGGGCTTACGCCCGCAAGCAGCGCGAGGAGGCGAGCGAGGCAGAGTCCGCCAAGCCCGCCGCCGACGCCACAGCGGGCGACAAGCCCGCCACAGCGGCCCCGAAGGCTGGTCCGGACGACACCCAGCCGATCCTGCGGCCCGGGCAGAAGCGCCCAGACCCCAGTAAGGTCCCCCACAAGGAGACGCTGGAGGCGCCGCCCACGACGCCGCTGCCGCAGCGCGTCGAGCAGCTCATGCTCGCCGGCGACGTCACCTACACGCTCCCGGACAACGCGCTGCTGGTCGAGGGTGCGCCACACAAGTCGCGCTCGGCTGCCAACGACAAGGTCGTCGAGGCGCTGACCGGCGTGCTCGACGACTTCGGGGTCGATGCCCAGGTGACCGGCTTCATGCGTGGTCCGACGGTCACGCGCTATGAGGTCGAGCTTGGCCCGGGCGTCAAGGTCGAGCGGGTCACTGCCCTGTCCAAGAACATCTCCTACTCCGTGGCCTCGGCCGATGTGCGCATCCTGTCGCCGATCCCGGGGAAGTCGGCCGTCGGTGTGGAGATCCCCAACACCGACCGGGAGAACGTCTCTCTCGGAGACGTGCTGCGCTCCAACGCGGCCCGCAACAACACCCATCCGATGGTGATGGGCGTCGGCAAGGACGTTGAGGGTGGCTATGTCATCGCCAACCTGGCCAAGATGCCGCACCTGTTGGTCGCCGGCGCGACCGGGTCGGGCAAGTCGAGTTTCATCAACTCGATGATCACCTCGATCCTGATGCGGTCCACGCCCGACGAGGTCCGCATGGTCCTGGTGGACCCCAAGCGGGTCGAGCTGACGGCCTACGAGGGCATCCCACACCTGATCACGCCGATCATCACCAACCCCAAGAAGGCAGCCGAGGCGCTGGCCTGGGTGGTCAAGGAGATGGACACCCGCTACGACGACCTGTCGGCCTTCGGGTTCAAGCACATCGACGACTTCAACAAGGCGATCCGCGCCGGAAAAGTCACACCGCCAGCGGGGTCCGAGCGGGTCATGCAGCCCTACCCCTACCTGCTGGTCGTGGTGGACGAGCTCGCCGACCTGATGATGGTCGCCCCCCGGGACGTCGAGGAGTCGGTCGTCCGGATCACCCAGCTCGCCCGCGCCGCCGGCATCCACCTGGTGCTGGCGACCCAGCGTCCGTCGGTCGACGTGGTCACCGGTCTGATCAAGGCCAACGTGCCCTCCCGGATGGCGTTCGCGACGTCCTCAGTCACCGACAGCCGCGTCGTGCTCGACCAGCCTGGTGCCGAGAAGTTGATCGGGCAGGGCGATGCCCTGTTCCTGCCGATGGGGGCGTCGAAGACGATGCGCGTGCAGGGCGCCTGGGTCGCCGAGTCCGAGATCGAGGGCGTGGTCAAGCACGTCACTGACCAGCTCAAGCCGGTCTATCGCGAGGATGTGACCGTCGCGCCGGCCAAGAAGATGGTGGACGAGGACATCGGCGACGACCTCGACCTGCTGCTGCAGGCTGCCGAGCAGGTCATCACGACCCAGTTCGGGTCCACCTCGATGCTGCAGCGCAAGCTGCGGGTCGGGTTTGCCAAGGCAGGCCGGCTGATGGACCTGATGGAGTCCCGGGGGATTGTCGGGCCGTCCGAGGGCAGCAAGGCCCGTGACGTGCTGGTCAAGCACGACGACCTGGAGGTGACCCTGGCGCTGTTGCAGGGCCAGGAGCCTCCGCCCGAGGCGGAGCCGGGTCTGGGGCAGGACGACGATGTCGTCGAGGTCGACGAGGGCGAGCCTGCCGCACCGGCACCGCAGCAGTATGCCGACCCGCTGGCCGACTCCGACGACGCGGACTACGCGTCGGCCGAGGAAGACTCCGAGGATGCCTGGGCGCTGACCGGGCGCGAGTAG